TATTCAGAAAATACAAACCGGCTGGGAGTTACGTTGCCGGATGCAGGTAAATTTCCGATCACATCTGATTTACCGTCAAGTTATTCTCCATCCAGCTGGGCAACGGTTTATGTCCTTGTAGCAACTGATTATGAATTCCATGAACTAGAGACGAATTGGGTCTCTTCAGCACAATCCTATATGAATCATGCTGCATATCAGTATCAGAGACCCGATATTGGCGTATTTTTGAATGTAGCTGAATATGATGATTCAAAAATGCATGACTTATCCAATGATGCAAGGAAAACTTCAGATCCATTTGGATTATTTAGAGAAAAATTTCCAGCATGGTATCTGGATAGTAAAAATGCAGATATTGCTGTCTATTTAGGTGGAAACGATAAAAATGCTATAGAACAAGGTGAGTCTTTTGGGTATGGACGGTATCCTGACGATGAGTGTCGCTATACTTGGAGTCAGATGGTCGCTGATATTTATCCTCCTATTATTGGACTAATCTATGATGGATCACTCAATGCAAGAAGATATTGTGTTATTCATGAGTTAGGACATATATTCGATGCAAATCATGAAGATTCACAGGGCACTAATAAAGCATACAAGTGGTTTGAAAATGGAATTCCGAAACATACTGTTATGTGGAGTTGTTATTTAGGCACAACGAATACCTGTGAATATTCATCTCCAAGTTATCATGGGGATAGTACACACGATAACGCAGGTGCCATCAGAGCGGTAAAGCATAACATTGCCTCCCTTGTGTGATTTATCTTAGAGGTATATACAATCAACAAAGACCCAAATCACGAGGGAAAATTTTGGATAATAC
The sequence above is a segment of the uncultured Methanocorpusculum sp. genome. Coding sequences within it:
- a CDS encoding zinc-dependent metalloprotease family protein — encoded protein: MDNSVALFTFDESMGKSLVHGFIEFENEQVYVVPVQTRENGLKTDNPLHIIYSSKGVANPTEEQIAEIEKIYSENTNRLGVTLPDAGKFPITSDLPSSYSPSSWATVYVLVATDYEFHELETNWVSSAQSYMNHAAYQYQRPDIGVFLNVAEYDDSKMHDLSNDARKTSDPFGLFREKFPAWYLDSKNADIAVYLGGNDKNAIEQGESFGYGRYPDDECRYTWSQMVADIYPPIIGLIYDGSLNARRYCVIHELGHIFDANHEDSQGTNKAYKWFENGIPKHTVMWSCYLGTTNTCEYSSPSYHGDSTHDNAGAIRAVKHNIASLV